In one Bacteroidales bacterium genomic region, the following are encoded:
- a CDS encoding TolC family protein — MKQIILLFLFILSFKFFYAQEKWTLERCILYAIENNLQIKMQELSKKSNEAGYLKNKTMFFPTLNANANQGYTVGHSIDPLTNEFAESNVQSNNFSISANWNLFSGFQNVNNLKQSYFNLQASLMDYEKVRNDIVLNVASLYLQILLSDELYQVAIKQKELSQIQVERTKKLFHAGSLAQSTYLEMESQLASDEMQCVSAKNALDLAKLNLVQMLDLGIADSIDIEKPLLPEPDTLFSVISPQQIYEEAKRNLPNIKSFEYKMLAAEKGLAAARGYRSPRISLGGSYATGYSSQRKSITDISLDNPYVSGYTIDGSGNQYPVYSYNMKYNYKTTDFNQQLKDNVSKSLTINLTIPIFNNWQANYTISSAKINALNAKYQYEMADKQLIKDIRQVYYDAVAAYKKYMAAKKAERASTETFKYTEQKFNVGLANTYDYNLAKTNLIRAQSEVIKSKYEYIFKLKIIDFYSGKPFKL, encoded by the coding sequence ATGAAGCAAATTATTTTGCTGTTCTTATTTATTCTTAGCTTTAAATTTTTTTATGCTCAGGAAAAATGGACATTGGAGCGATGTATTTTATATGCAATAGAAAATAACTTGCAAATAAAAATGCAAGAGCTTTCTAAAAAATCGAACGAGGCCGGGTATTTAAAAAATAAAACCATGTTTTTTCCAACATTAAATGCTAATGCCAATCAGGGTTATACGGTTGGACATTCAATAGATCCACTTACTAATGAATTTGCTGAAAGCAATGTGCAATCTAATAATTTTTCCATCTCAGCCAATTGGAATTTATTTAGTGGTTTTCAAAATGTTAATAATTTAAAACAGAGTTATTTTAATCTTCAGGCTAGTTTAATGGATTATGAAAAAGTTAGAAACGATATAGTTTTAAATGTTGCTTCCTTGTATTTGCAAATTTTATTATCAGATGAATTGTATCAAGTAGCAATAAAACAAAAGGAATTATCGCAAATACAGGTCGAAAGGACAAAAAAGCTATTTCATGCGGGTTCATTAGCACAAAGTACTTACCTCGAAATGGAGTCGCAGTTGGCATCAGACGAAATGCAATGTGTGTCGGCAAAAAATGCACTTGATTTAGCAAAATTAAATTTAGTTCAAATGCTAGACTTAGGGATCGCTGATTCTATCGATATCGAAAAACCACTATTACCAGAGCCAGATACATTATTTTCTGTTATAAGTCCTCAACAAATTTACGAAGAAGCTAAACGCAATTTACCTAATATTAAAAGCTTTGAGTACAAAATGCTAGCTGCCGAAAAAGGATTAGCTGCTGCTCGTGGCTATCGAAGTCCGCGAATAAGCTTGGGCGGTTCTTATGCTACGGGCTATTCATCGCAACGTAAAAGTATTACTGACATTTCATTAGATAATCCATATGTATCAGGCTATACGATTGATGGTAGTGGTAATCAGTACCCTGTATATTCATACAATATGAAATATAATTATAAAACAACCGATTTTAATCAACAACTAAAAGACAATGTAAGCAAATCTTTAACTATAAATTTAACGATTCCGATATTTAATAATTGGCAAGCCAATTATACTATTAGCTCAGCCAAAATAAATGCTTTAAATGCCAAATATCAATACGAGATGGCCGATAAGCAACTGATAAAAGACATTCGTCAAGTATATTATGATGCCGTTGCTGCATATAAAAAATATATGGCAGCAAAAAAAGCTGAACGTGCTTCAACAGAGACTTTTAAATATACCGAACAAAAATTTAATGTTGGGTTAGCCAACACATACGATTATAATCTTGCAAAAACAAACTTAATTCGTGCTCAATCAGAAGTAATAAAATCGAAATATGAGTACATCTTTAAATTGAAAATTATTGATTTTTATAGTGGAAAACCTTTTAAACTTTAG